The following proteins come from a genomic window of Purpureocillium takamizusanense chromosome 13, complete sequence:
- a CDS encoding uncharacterized protein (EggNog:ENOG503PP0B), producing PVTQQEDSHSCGPIVMKMARLRMTGQAPPTTYDPESLRQEAIRVLRLAWSDGILCRQPGSSTGKRKRADVEPAKKRMKAYEK from the coding sequence CCCGTGACACAACAAGAGGACAGTCATAGCTGCGGCCCCATTGTTATGAAGATGGCCCGGCTGCGAATGACGGGACAGGCCCCTCCAACGACCTATGACCCTGAAAGCCTCCGCCAAGAAGCTATCAGGGTCTTACGCTTGGCATGGTCGGATGGTATTTTGTGTCGCCAACCAGGCAGCTCGACGGGGAAAAGGAAGCGAGCTGATGTCGAGCCCGCCAAGAAGAGGATGAAAGCCTACGAGAAGTAG
- a CDS encoding uncharacterized protein (COG:S~EggNog:ENOG503PXCR) — protein MGQEAQFFEHAVSSWTKVGSLSERVYFGHPACELMTSENDLDQFIQDLHGDENKKKVIGLLQRQVDLLTRTGRTNETVFISDLLCAGLLHRNLAPESNEKAEDFCETVRKSVGDALLTVGSECLDAKALNTLAPNTWLNANVIIAGLTVSDRLPWVRVGHSVPIHCGVDALRRIRRPFQVAASEITAWRKETTEQLVFFFVLFQRSNHFSLLEINDKEKTIHHYDSMCTNGKDNADIKVCFRNLTPG, from the exons ATGGGACAGGAGGCGCAGTTCTTTGAACACGCAGTTAGCTCGTGGACGAAAGTGGGCTCGCTTAGTGAAAGAGTTTACTTCGGGCATCCTGCTTGCGAACTTATG ACCTCGGAGAACGACCTAGATCAGTTCATTCAAGATCTGCACGGAGACGAAAACAAGAAAAAGGTCATCGGCCTCTTACAGAGGCAGGTTGACCTTCTCACGAGGACTGGCCGCACGAACGAGACTGTCTTTATATCCGACCTGCTCTGCGCGGGGCTTCTGCACCGCAACCTTGCCCCAGAATCCAACGAAAAGGCCGAGGACTTCTGCGAGACCGTTCGAAAATCGGTCGGCGATGCGCTACTTACTGTCGGCAGCGAATGCCTTGACGCGAAGGCTCTCAATACTCTCGCTCCAAATACTTGGCTTAATGCGAATGTCATCATTGCGGGCCTCACGGTCTCCGACAGACTCCCTTGGGTCCGGGTCGGGCATTCAGTCCCCATACATTGTGGAGTCGATGCTTTGCGTAGGATCCGTCGGCCGTTCCAAGTCGCTGCCTCGGAGATCACCGCTTGGCGCAAGGAGACGACGGAGCAACTGGTGTTCTTCTTTGTTCTTTTCCAAAGGTCAAATCACTTCAGCCTCTTAGAAATCAACGACAAGGAAAAGACCATCCACCACTACGACTCGATGTGCACTAATGGCAAAGATAACGCCGATATCAAGGTCTGTTTCCGCAATTTGACGCCAGGATAG
- a CDS encoding uncharacterized protein (COG:S~EggNog:ENOG503NUA9) produces the protein MPAPTLANSSAHAEERDDDNDSTFSGRASSFSTLSSEALNYEWKYGRSYHGYRAGRYWFPNDETEQHRLDLVHNAFLNALDGRLILAPINPHGVRILDVGTGTGIWAIHVADEHPGAEVRGSDLSPIQPDMVPPNVEFFVDDVEQEWLGQPYGFIHCRNLAGAIEDWPQLVGQIYDNLIPGGWIELQGFVNVAYSERGELPSDDPLVRLMAGLKEAGDFNRREMNPVPLFKDWVEAAGFMRVKEERVKIPIGLWPKNENLRTAGGFMAASYRLGIGGITAVPFRDNLGWSAAEVEVFNVEVRAAVYRTDARYYFEFISVIGQKPN, from the coding sequence CACCAACTCTTGCAAATTCAAGTGCTCATGCCGAAGAACGTGACGATGACAATGACTCGACGTTTTCCGGTAGGGCTTCGTCTTTCTCAACCCTGTCTTCCGAAGCATTGAACTACGAGTGGAAGTATGGGCGGTCGTACCATGGCTATCGAGCTGGGAGGTACTGGTTTCCAAACGATGAAACCGAGCAACATCGACTCGATTTGGTCCACAACGCCTTCCTCAACGCTTTGGATGGGCGACTTATTCTTGCACCAATCAATCCTCATGGCGTTCGCATCCTCGACGTTGGGACTGGTACAGGGATATGGGCTATCCACGTTGCGGACGAACACCCAGGGGCAGAAGTCCGAGGAAGTGATCTCAGCCCAATCCAACCAGATATGGTTCCCCCCAATGTTGAATTTTTCGTCGATGATGTGGAACAGGAATGGCTAGGCCAACCCTACGGTTTTATACACTGTCGAAATTTGGCTGGAGCCATCGAAGACTGGCCACAGCTTGTAGGCCAGATATACGATAACCTCATCCCGGGTGGCTGGATTGAGCTCCAAGGATTTGTCAACGTGGCGTACTCAGAACGCGGAGAACTTCCATCCGATGACCCACTGGTGCGGTTAATGGCAGGGCTCAAAGAAGCGGGCGATTTCAACCGCAGGGAGATGAACCCTGTGCCGCTGTTTAAAGATTGGGTGGAAGCGGCTGGTTTCATGAGAGTCAAAGAAGAGAGAGTCAAAATCCCTATCGGGTTGTGGCCGAAGAACGAAAACCTCCGAACCGCAGGTGGATTCATGGCGGCAAGTTACCGCCTGGGGATCGGAGGAATCACGGCTGTTCCCTTCAGAGATAACTTGGGTTGGTCTGCGGCAGAGGTTGAGGTCTTCAATGTGGAGGTGCGTGCGGCAGTTTATCGGACAGACGCTCGGTACTACTTCGAGTTCATATCTGTTATCGGGCAGAAGCCTAACTGA